One Nyctibius grandis isolate bNycGra1 chromosome 17, bNycGra1.pri, whole genome shotgun sequence genomic window carries:
- the SZRD1 gene encoding SUZ RNA-binding domain-containing, with protein MEDEEVAESWEEAADSGEIDRRLEKKLKITQKESRKSKSPPKVPIVIQDDSLPAGPPPQIRILKRPTTNGVLSNPNSASRPAFPVKSLAQREAEYAEARKRILGSASPEEEQEKPILDRPPRISQPEDTRQPNNVIRQPLGPDGSQGFKQRR; from the exons ATGGAAGATGAGGAGGTCGCCgagagctgggaggaggcgGCCGACAGCGGG GAAATCGACAGACGGTtggaaaagaagctgaagaTCACGCAGAAGGAAAG taGAAAGTCAAAATCTCCTCCTAAAGTGCCCATCGTGATTCAGGACGACAGCCTTCCCGCAGGCCCTCCCCCGCAGATCCGCATCTTGAAGAGGCCGACAACCAACGGCGTGCTCAGCAATCCCAACTCCGCCAGCAGACCAGCCTTCCCCGTCAAATCCTTGGCCCAGAGGGAGGCGGAATACGCAGAAGCCAGGAAACGAATATTGGGCAGCGCCAGCCCcgaagaagagcaggagaaaccCATTCTAGATAG gcCGCCGAGGATCTCCCAGCCAGAAGACACCAGACAGCCCAATAATGTGATTAGACAACCCCTGGGTCCCGATGGCTCACAAGGCTTCAAACAACGCAGATAA